From Vibrio artabrorum, a single genomic window includes:
- the ptsN gene encoding PTS IIA-like nitrogen regulatory protein PtsN, which yields MQLSEVLSLDCTKSAVQCTSKKRALELISQIAAESCGQDSTELFECMLSREKMGTTGIGNGIAIPHARMNVSDKAIAVLMQCQDPIEFDAIDNRPVDLLFALFVPSEQCKEHLKTLSCMAERLNNKQVLKQLRNAQSDQELYDIMVQVPTGEQ from the coding sequence ATGCAATTAAGCGAAGTACTTTCATTGGACTGCACCAAAAGTGCAGTCCAATGCACAAGCAAAAAAAGAGCCCTTGAGCTCATTAGTCAGATCGCAGCAGAAAGCTGTGGTCAAGATTCAACAGAACTGTTTGAGTGCATGTTGAGCCGCGAAAAAATGGGCACTACCGGTATTGGAAATGGTATCGCGATTCCCCATGCGCGTATGAACGTCAGTGACAAAGCCATTGCTGTGTTAATGCAATGCCAAGATCCCATTGAATTTGATGCGATTGACAATCGGCCTGTCGATCTACTCTTTGCTCTGTTTGTTCCAAGTGAGCAGTGCAAGGAACACCTAAAAACCCTTTCTTGTATGGCAGAACGACTTAACAACAAACAGGTACTTAAACAATTGCGCAATGCTCAAAGTGATCAAGAGCTTTACGACATCATGGTTCAAGTACCCACTGGCGAGCAATAA
- the rapZ gene encoding RNase adapter RapZ, with amino-acid sequence MRLIVVSGQSGAGKSVALRVLEDLGYYCVDNLPVNLLNDFVESVNESNQNVAVSIDIRNLPKDPQLVSETLEQLESVHGINMNVLFLDASKQTLLKRYSETRRIHPLSIGQDKLSLEQAIDIEKTLLAPLAEQACIVIDSSDCNLYELSEKVRFKVEGKERQELIIVFQSFGFKYGLPSDADYVFDVRFLPNPHWEPSLRPLTGLDAPIHSFLEKHPEVLELKQQIQSFIEHWLPMLEKNNRSYLTVAIGCTGGKHRSVYLTQKIGDHFEQLGHQVQIRHASLEKN; translated from the coding sequence ATGCGACTAATCGTGGTTAGTGGCCAATCAGGGGCCGGAAAAAGTGTAGCGCTAAGAGTCCTTGAAGACTTGGGGTATTATTGCGTTGATAACCTACCCGTCAACCTATTAAACGACTTTGTAGAATCAGTAAATGAGAGCAATCAAAACGTTGCCGTTAGCATTGATATCCGCAACCTGCCGAAAGATCCTCAGTTGGTCTCCGAAACACTAGAACAGCTTGAATCTGTCCACGGCATTAACATGAACGTGCTGTTTCTCGATGCAAGCAAGCAGACCCTACTCAAGCGCTATAGCGAAACACGCCGAATTCACCCTCTGTCTATTGGCCAAGACAAGCTCTCTCTTGAACAAGCGATTGATATTGAAAAGACGCTCTTGGCACCTCTTGCAGAGCAAGCTTGCATTGTTATTGACAGTAGTGACTGCAACCTCTACGAATTGAGCGAAAAGGTTCGATTTAAAGTGGAAGGTAAAGAGAGGCAAGAGCTGATCATTGTCTTTCAATCTTTCGGCTTTAAATATGGCCTGCCAAGTGATGCTGACTACGTATTTGATGTTCGCTTTTTGCCTAACCCTCACTGGGAACCTTCTCTACGCCCATTAACGGGCCTTGATGCTCCCATCCATTCATTTTTAGAGAAGCACCCTGAAGTTCTTGAACTCAAACAACAGATCCAAAGCTTTATTGAGCATTGGCTGCCTATGTTAGAAAAAAATAATCGTAGCTATTTAACCGTTGCGATTGGCTGTACTGGCGGTAAGCACCGTTCAGTGTACCTTACTCAAAAAATAGGTGATCACTTCGAACAACTTGGCCATCAAGTTCAAATCCGACATGCCTCATTAGAGAAAAATTAG
- a CDS encoding HPr family phosphocarrier protein, whose protein sequence is MELTRTVLIQNRLGLHARAAVKLVELAQSYDATITIHSEEDKVATADSVMGLLMLESAQGQHITIQAAGSDSQQALDAVCHLIEDKFDEGE, encoded by the coding sequence ATGGAATTAACTCGTACTGTACTGATCCAAAACCGTTTAGGTCTTCACGCGAGAGCGGCCGTCAAATTGGTTGAGCTTGCACAAAGCTATGATGCCACTATCACCATCCATAGCGAAGAAGATAAAGTCGCGACCGCAGATAGCGTTATGGGGCTACTGATGCTGGAATCAGCACAAGGGCAACACATCACGATTCAAGCAGCAGGCAGTGACTCACAACAAGCACTGGATGCCGTCTGCCATCTTATTGAAGATAAATTTGATGAGGGTGAGTAG
- the mgtE gene encoding magnesium transporter, whose protein sequence is MAEQLEFDQAHQTLQEVSEALENGRFVHVRRQLQDMEPEDIAHLLEASPRKSRDVLWQLTDPEDYGEILDELNEDVKDALVSKMAPETLAEATEGMETDDVAYVLRSLPDDVSREVLSQMDSVDRALVETALSYPEDSAGALMNTDVITIRGDVDVDVVLRYMRMRGELPDATDALYVIDEEERLIGNLSLTTLVTTQPDVAVSEVMEDADEAIAVETSASDIASLFERRNWVSAPVVDSNQHLVGRITIDDVVDVIREDAEHSMMSMAGMDDDEDTFAPVVKSARRRSVWLGANVLAALAAASVSNMFEATLDQMAAIAVLMTIVPSMGGVAGNQTVALVIRGLALGHIGDSNKRELLLKEAAIGFLNGVLWAVIIGGIVVAWKGNWILGGIISAAMMTNLIVAGIAGVTIPVMLKKMNIDPALAGGMALTTVTDVIGLSVFLGLATILI, encoded by the coding sequence ATGGCAGAGCAATTAGAATTCGACCAAGCTCACCAAACCCTCCAAGAAGTCAGCGAAGCCCTAGAAAACGGCCGATTTGTTCACGTACGCCGACAACTTCAGGACATGGAACCTGAGGATATTGCACACCTTTTAGAAGCCTCCCCTCGCAAAAGTCGTGACGTACTCTGGCAACTCACCGATCCTGAAGACTACGGTGAAATTCTTGATGAACTAAACGAAGACGTCAAAGATGCTCTTGTGTCGAAAATGGCACCGGAGACCTTAGCTGAAGCAACCGAAGGCATGGAAACCGATGACGTCGCGTACGTACTTCGAAGCCTACCTGACGATGTTTCTCGCGAAGTCCTTTCTCAAATGGACTCCGTCGATCGTGCATTAGTTGAAACCGCCCTATCGTACCCAGAAGATTCAGCGGGTGCGCTGATGAACACCGATGTGATCACCATTCGTGGTGATGTCGATGTCGACGTTGTATTGCGCTACATGCGTATGCGTGGCGAACTGCCCGATGCAACCGATGCTCTGTATGTTATTGATGAAGAAGAACGTCTTATCGGTAACCTCTCGCTTACGACACTGGTAACGACTCAGCCTGATGTGGCGGTTTCCGAAGTGATGGAGGATGCCGACGAAGCAATTGCGGTTGAAACCAGCGCTTCTGACATTGCAAGCCTGTTCGAACGTCGTAATTGGGTTTCAGCGCCAGTTGTCGATAGCAATCAACACCTTGTTGGTCGTATCACTATCGATGACGTGGTTGATGTTATCCGTGAAGATGCCGAGCACTCAATGATGAGTATGGCGGGTATGGACGATGACGAAGATACCTTCGCCCCTGTCGTCAAATCCGCTCGCCGTCGCAGTGTGTGGCTTGGTGCTAACGTACTCGCGGCCCTTGCTGCGGCATCAGTATCGAATATGTTTGAAGCAACGCTCGACCAAATGGCCGCGATTGCGGTACTGATGACCATTGTACCGTCAATGGGTGGTGTCGCCGGCAACCAAACCGTTGCTCTGGTCATTCGTGGTTTGGCACTCGGCCATATCGGTGACAGTAACAAACGCGAACTACTACTCAAAGAGGCGGCCATCGGCTTCCTAAATGGCGTTCTCTGGGCTGTTATCATTGGTGGTATCGTGGTCGCTTGGAAAGGCAACTGGATATTGGGAGGCATCATCTCCGCAGCGATGATGACCAATTTGATTGTCGCAGGTATTGCCGGGGTCACTATCCCTGTGATGCTGAAGAAGATGAATATCGATCCAGCCCTTGCTGGCGGTATGGCACTGACCACAGTAACCGATGTAATTGGCCTATCGGTGTTCTTAGGCTTAGCCACCATACTTATCTAG
- the pmbA gene encoding metalloprotease PmbA has protein sequence MDVKQQVAQQRVELEAAVAKALDMASVSADAAEVAITKSTGLSVSTRMCEVENVEFNSDGALGITVYRGQKKGSASTSDLSEKAIAQTVAAALDIAQYTSEDPFAGPAAKEYMVKDIPDLDLFHPDEPNPDYAAEIAIAAEKQALAYSDKIKQSDGASYDSHYGVKVYGNSHGLLASYASSRHSTSCCVIGQGANGEMERDYSYTVARHRDELWTPERVGQEAAEKTISRLDAKKLPTGQYPIMFANDVATGLIGHLVMAISGGNLYRKSSFLLDHLGQKILPDWFNISERPHILRGLASSPFDSEGVFTQDREIITDGVLATYLLTSYAARKMDMTPTGHAGGIHNWFVKSTGQNFEQMLKELGTGFLVTEVMGQGVNTVTGDYSRGAAGFWVENGEIQYPVSEVTIAGNLKEMFTQIVAVGNDVETRSQIQTGSILLESMKVAGE, from the coding sequence ATGGATGTAAAACAGCAAGTCGCCCAGCAAAGAGTTGAGCTAGAAGCCGCAGTAGCTAAAGCGTTGGATATGGCATCAGTGAGTGCTGACGCCGCTGAGGTCGCGATTACTAAGTCAACGGGTTTAAGTGTTTCAACACGTATGTGTGAAGTGGAAAACGTTGAATTTAATAGTGATGGTGCGCTAGGTATTACTGTTTATCGCGGCCAGAAAAAAGGCAGCGCATCTACATCTGATCTGAGTGAAAAGGCGATTGCTCAAACCGTCGCGGCTGCGCTTGATATCGCGCAGTACACTTCTGAAGACCCATTCGCCGGTCCTGCAGCAAAAGAATACATGGTAAAAGACATTCCAGACTTGGATCTTTTCCACCCTGATGAACCAAACCCTGACTATGCCGCGGAGATTGCGATTGCTGCTGAGAAGCAAGCGTTAGCTTATAGCGATAAGATCAAACAGAGTGATGGCGCAAGCTACGACAGCCACTATGGCGTTAAGGTTTATGGTAACAGCCATGGCTTACTAGCAAGCTACGCTTCAAGCCGTCATAGCACGAGCTGCTGTGTAATTGGACAAGGCGCTAACGGTGAAATGGAACGAGACTACAGCTACACCGTTGCACGTCACCGTGATGAGTTATGGACGCCTGAGCGCGTAGGTCAAGAAGCCGCAGAAAAGACCATTAGCCGTTTGGATGCGAAAAAGCTACCAACAGGCCAATACCCAATTATGTTTGCTAACGATGTTGCTACTGGCTTGATTGGCCACCTTGTGATGGCGATCAGTGGCGGTAATCTTTACCGTAAATCATCGTTCTTATTGGATCATCTCGGTCAGAAAATTTTACCTGACTGGTTTAACATTTCTGAGCGACCACATATCTTGCGTGGTTTGGCTTCAAGCCCATTTGATAGCGAAGGTGTGTTCACTCAAGATCGTGAAATCATCACTGATGGTGTTCTGGCGACTTATCTACTGACGAGTTACGCAGCACGTAAAATGGACATGACACCAACAGGCCATGCGGGTGGTATTCATAACTGGTTCGTTAAATCGACCGGCCAAAATTTTGAGCAGATGCTAAAAGAGTTGGGTACGGGTTTCCTAGTGACTGAAGTGATGGGCCAAGGCGTTAATACCGTAACGGGTGATTACTCTCGTGGCGCAGCGGGTTTCTGGGTCGAGAACGGAGAGATCCAATACCCAGTCTCAGAAGTCACAATCGCAGGTAACCTAAAAGAGATGTTTACTCAGATTGTTGCGGTTGGCAACGACGTTGAAACACGTTCGCAAATTCAAACCGGTTCTATCCTGCTTGAGTCGATGAAAGTCGCGGGTGAGTAA
- the yjgA gene encoding ribosome biogenesis factor YjgA produces MARKNQKAPWEPEEEIIWVSKTEMKTDMDALQKLGEELVGLKPSVLDKFPLSEDLAQAIKDAQRFKNEAKRRQLQYIGKVMRNVDPEPIQAALDKIRNKHSQATAELHKLEQLRDRVVAEGDAAISEVMEMYPEADRQRLRQLARQANKEKSANKPAKSSREIFQILKELKLED; encoded by the coding sequence ATGGCTCGCAAAAACCAAAAAGCCCCATGGGAACCAGAAGAAGAAATCATCTGGGTAAGTAAGACAGAAATGAAAACGGACATGGATGCCCTGCAAAAGCTGGGAGAAGAGCTTGTTGGTCTTAAGCCTTCGGTATTAGACAAATTTCCGCTGTCTGAAGATTTGGCACAAGCGATTAAAGATGCACAACGCTTTAAAAATGAAGCAAAGCGCCGTCAACTTCAATACATTGGTAAAGTAATGCGTAATGTCGATCCAGAGCCTATTCAAGCGGCTTTGGATAAGATTCGTAACAAGCACTCACAAGCAACCGCCGAGCTACATAAGCTTGAGCAACTGCGTGATCGTGTTGTTGCAGAAGGTGATGCGGCTATTTCAGAAGTCATGGAAATGTACCCTGAAGCAGACCGTCAGCGTCTTCGTCAGCTGGCTCGACAAGCTAACAAAGAAAAATCCGCGAACAAGCCTGCGAAGTCTTCTCGTGAGATCTTCCAAATCTTAAAAGAGCTAAAGCTAGAAGACTGA
- the thiQ gene encoding thiamine ABC transporter ATP-binding protein: MLVMKAVDYHYHRELFRFDFQAEQGDIVALMGPSGAGKSTLLALVAGFIEPTSGEISVAGQSLIGKEAHQRPLAMLFQEHNLFAHLTVRENIGLGLHPGLKLSATQKQAVEQAAAQVGVAEYLDRLPEHLSGGQRQRVALARCFVQPHDIWLLDEPFSALDPLLREEMLGLVKRLAAERNITVLMVTHHLGDARSIANKFVFVALGKVLVEDSIEALTTDHPQPELSSFIKAGE, from the coding sequence ATGTTAGTAATGAAAGCGGTGGATTACCACTATCACCGAGAGTTGTTTCGCTTTGATTTTCAAGCGGAGCAGGGCGATATTGTGGCACTGATGGGACCGAGTGGTGCTGGTAAATCCACACTGTTAGCGTTAGTTGCTGGATTCATCGAGCCTACATCGGGGGAGATTTCAGTGGCTGGCCAATCGCTTATTGGTAAAGAGGCACACCAACGCCCGTTGGCGATGTTGTTTCAAGAACACAACCTGTTTGCTCATCTGACTGTGCGTGAAAATATTGGCTTAGGGTTGCATCCAGGTTTGAAGCTTAGCGCAACCCAAAAGCAAGCTGTGGAACAAGCTGCCGCGCAAGTTGGCGTCGCTGAGTATTTGGATAGATTGCCAGAGCACTTATCCGGCGGTCAACGACAGCGTGTCGCGTTAGCGCGTTGTTTTGTCCAACCTCATGATATTTGGCTGCTTGATGAACCTTTCTCTGCGCTTGATCCTTTGCTGCGTGAAGAGATGCTTGGCTTAGTAAAACGATTAGCAGCAGAGCGGAATATTACGGTTTTGATGGTGACTCACCATTTAGGTGACGCACGCAGTATCGCGAATAAGTTTGTGTTTGTGGCGCTAGGTAAGGTGTTGGTTGAAGACTCGATAGAGGCACTGACGACGGATCATCCGCAGCCTGAGTTAAGCTCATTTATTAAAGCGGGTGAGTGA
- the thiP gene encoding thiamine/thiamine pyrophosphate ABC transporter permease ThiP, which produces MIKKTPKVGVWVALLITAFVVSAVGALLSNAPSLDISQVWSDPYYWHVTKFSFYQATLSTVLSVGFAIPIAHALCRRQFWGRALLLRLFASTLVLPVLVGVFGLLAIYGNSGWLAKFLANFDIELPFSIYGLTGILLAHVFFNLPYASRLLLQALDSVPAEQHKLCAHLGMSHWNKFRWVEWPRLRQQLPHVCGLVFMLCFTSFATVMALGGGPKSTTIELAIYQAIKFDFDLQAGALLAIWQMLLCGVLAVSIQRLSKPISVTASQLSEEKYLVKDSGWSKAWDGFWIILVSMLVLPPLAMVIVSGINSQALTVLSSEPFWAALMTSVKVASLASVIAVGIGIAILLTSRAWRLQNQNFKADKIELIGTIILVTPGLVISTGIFLLLRSFTDVFSLAFFIVIAVNSLMALPYVIKTLAQPMLHLSQQYQYVCASLGMAGFTRFRLVEWRALRKPMAQAFSISFMLAMGDLSAIALFGSQDFRTLPLYLFQLLGSYQMEAAAVVSVSLLLLSVGSFSLIEFLFTRRSKLDAKELRNR; this is translated from the coding sequence ATGATAAAGAAAACACCTAAGGTTGGGGTATGGGTTGCACTACTCATTACCGCCTTCGTGGTTTCAGCAGTTGGGGCATTGCTTAGCAATGCCCCTTCTCTTGATATCAGCCAAGTATGGTCAGACCCTTACTATTGGCATGTGACGAAATTCAGCTTTTATCAAGCGACACTCTCAACAGTGCTGAGCGTTGGCTTTGCTATACCTATTGCTCATGCGTTGTGTCGCAGGCAATTTTGGGGACGTGCTTTGTTGTTAAGGCTGTTCGCCTCGACCTTAGTCCTGCCGGTGTTAGTCGGTGTGTTTGGTTTGCTTGCCATTTATGGCAATAGTGGTTGGTTAGCTAAATTTTTGGCGAATTTCGATATTGAACTGCCATTCTCGATTTATGGATTGACTGGCATTTTGCTCGCACATGTCTTCTTTAACCTGCCCTATGCCAGTCGCTTACTTTTACAAGCCTTAGATAGCGTACCTGCCGAGCAACATAAGCTGTGTGCTCATTTGGGTATGAGTCACTGGAATAAATTCAGGTGGGTCGAATGGCCTCGTTTAAGACAACAACTGCCTCATGTGTGTGGCTTAGTCTTCATGCTGTGCTTTACTAGCTTTGCTACCGTGATGGCACTCGGTGGCGGTCCGAAATCAACCACCATCGAGCTGGCCATTTATCAGGCGATTAAATTCGACTTTGACCTACAGGCTGGTGCTTTGCTCGCGATATGGCAAATGCTGCTGTGTGGTGTACTCGCGGTGAGCATTCAACGGCTATCGAAACCTATTTCAGTAACGGCCAGTCAATTGTCGGAAGAGAAATATTTGGTTAAGGACAGCGGGTGGTCAAAAGCTTGGGATGGCTTTTGGATCATCCTAGTCTCAATGCTGGTATTGCCGCCATTAGCCATGGTTATCGTCAGTGGTATTAATTCGCAAGCACTGACTGTACTCAGCAGCGAGCCGTTTTGGGCAGCGTTAATGACCTCAGTTAAAGTCGCGTCCTTGGCCAGTGTTATCGCGGTTGGTATTGGGATTGCGATACTGCTGACCAGCCGAGCATGGCGCTTACAGAATCAGAATTTTAAAGCCGATAAAATTGAGTTGATTGGCACTATTATCTTAGTGACTCCGGGGCTGGTGATCAGTACGGGTATCTTCTTATTGCTGCGTTCATTCACCGATGTTTTTAGCTTGGCTTTCTTTATTGTGATTGCCGTTAACAGCTTAATGGCGCTGCCTTATGTCATTAAAACCTTAGCTCAACCTATGCTGCATTTGTCTCAGCAGTACCAGTATGTGTGCGCAAGCTTAGGAATGGCAGGTTTTACGCGTTTTAGGCTAGTCGAGTGGCGGGCATTGCGTAAGCCGATGGCGCAAGCTTTCTCTATTAGCTTTATGCTAGCGATGGGTGACCTAAGCGCGATTGCTTTGTTTGGTAGCCAAGATTTTAGAACTCTGCCTTTGTACCTATTCCAATTGTTAGGCAGCTATCAAATGGAAGCGGCGGCGGTCGTATCGGTGAGCTTACTGTTACTGAGTGTCGGCAGCTTTAGCCTGATTGAATTTTTATTTACTCGAAGATCTAAGCTCGATGCTAAAGAGTTGAGGAACCGATGA
- the thiB gene encoding thiamine ABC transporter substrate binding subunit: protein MKFTLTTLAVTTAISFSAFAADNTLTVYTYDSFAADWGPRPVIEKAFEEKCGCDVNFVALEDGVSILNRLRLEGGNSKADIVLGLDNNLMAEAKATGLLAEHNVDTSSVTLPNGWNDSTFVPYDFGYFAFIYNKEKLANPPKSLKELVEQRDDLKVIYQDPRTSTPGQGMMLWMKSVYGDQAPAAWKKLAQKTVTVTKGWSEAYSMFLKGESDLVLSYTTSPAYHIIAEGDTKYAAANFEEGHYMQVEVAAKVKGSKNEKLADEFMAFILSDEFQSAIPTGNWMYPVTNIDLPKGFEQLTVPQKALSFTSEEIAAKRKPWIREWQSALTF from the coding sequence GTGAAATTCACATTAACAACTCTTGCTGTTACTACAGCCATCTCTTTTTCTGCCTTTGCCGCAGATAACACCTTAACCGTGTACACCTATGACTCTTTTGCAGCCGATTGGGGCCCTCGTCCAGTCATTGAAAAAGCATTCGAAGAAAAGTGTGGCTGTGATGTGAATTTTGTCGCACTAGAAGATGGTGTGTCGATTCTCAACCGCTTGCGCCTTGAAGGCGGTAATAGCAAAGCAGATATCGTTTTAGGTTTGGATAACAATCTGATGGCGGAAGCGAAAGCGACGGGCTTATTGGCTGAGCATAATGTTGATACGTCTTCAGTGACACTTCCTAATGGTTGGAACGATAGCACTTTTGTCCCTTACGACTTTGGCTACTTTGCGTTTATCTATAACAAAGAGAAATTAGCAAACCCACCTAAGAGCTTGAAAGAACTGGTTGAGCAGCGGGATGACCTCAAGGTTATTTACCAAGACCCTCGAACTTCAACGCCGGGCCAAGGCATGATGTTATGGATGAAGTCGGTATACGGTGATCAGGCGCCTGCCGCGTGGAAAAAGCTGGCGCAGAAAACAGTGACGGTGACGAAAGGTTGGTCTGAAGCTTACTCTATGTTCTTAAAGGGTGAGTCGGACTTAGTATTGTCTTACACAACATCTCCTGCTTACCACATCATTGCAGAAGGTGACACTAAGTACGCCGCCGCTAACTTTGAAGAAGGTCATTACATGCAAGTGGAAGTTGCAGCTAAGGTCAAAGGTAGCAAGAATGAAAAGCTTGCCGATGAGTTTATGGCGTTTATCTTAAGTGACGAGTTTCAATCGGCGATACCAACAGGTAACTGGATGTACCCAGTCACCAACATTGATTTGCCAAAAGGGTTTGAACAACTAACGGTACCGCAGAAAGCGTTAAGCTTTACGTCTGAAGAAATTGCCGCTAAGCGTAAGCCTTGGATTCGTGAATGGCAGAGTGCACTGACTTTTTAA
- a CDS encoding flavin prenyltransferase UbiX, with protein sequence MTKHNKAITLAFTGASGAPYGLRLLECLLAADYQVYLLISSAARVVLATEHELKLPAGPDAAKQALVKHLSCDPEKLVVCGKDDWFSPVASGSAAPKQMVVCPCSAGSLASIAHGLSDNLIERAADVVMKERGQLLLVVRETPFSTLHLENMHKLSTMGVTIMPAAPGFYHQPQSIEDLVDFMVARILDHLGIEQGLVPRWGYDQRL encoded by the coding sequence ATGACAAAACACAATAAAGCGATAACACTCGCTTTCACTGGCGCATCCGGTGCGCCTTATGGACTGCGTTTACTTGAATGCCTATTGGCCGCTGATTATCAAGTCTACTTATTGATATCATCTGCAGCGCGCGTTGTATTGGCAACAGAGCATGAACTTAAGTTACCTGCTGGGCCTGATGCGGCAAAACAAGCCTTGGTTAAGCATTTAAGTTGCGATCCAGAAAAGCTGGTGGTGTGTGGCAAAGATGATTGGTTCTCACCCGTTGCCTCTGGCTCAGCCGCACCGAAGCAGATGGTGGTTTGTCCATGTTCTGCGGGCAGCTTGGCTTCCATTGCTCATGGTTTGTCGGATAACTTGATTGAACGAGCGGCCGACGTTGTCATGAAAGAGCGAGGTCAACTGTTGTTGGTGGTTCGTGAGACGCCATTTTCGACACTGCATCTAGAGAATATGCACAAGCTCTCAACGATGGGGGTGACGATTATGCCTGCGGCTCCGGGGTTTTATCATCAACCTCAGTCGATCGAAGATCTGGTTGATTTTATGGTCGCTCGCATCCTCGATCATCTGGGTATCGAACAAGGTTTAGTGCCACGTTGGGGGTACGATCAACGTCTTTGA
- the mpl gene encoding UDP-N-acetylmuramate:L-alanyl-gamma-D-glutamyl-meso-diaminopimelate ligase: MHIHILGICGTFMGGAAVLARQLGHKVTGSDANVYPPMSTLLESQGIEIIEGFDPSQLEPRPDLVVIGNAMSRGNPCVEYVLDNNLRYTSGPQWLQEFLLHDRWVLAVSGTHGKTTTSSMLAWILEDCGYAPGFLVGGVLGNFGISARLGESMFFVVEADEYDSAFFDKRSKFVHYHPRTLVMNNLEFDHADIFDDLEAIKRQFHHLVRTVPSNGRIFSPKQDTAIQDVLARGCWSETESSGDLGDWDAKKLVKDGSQFEVYFQNECVGTVNWDLVGDHNVNNALMAIAAARHVGVTPDLACQSLATFINTKRRLEFKGEVAGVSVYDDFAHHPTAIELTLGGLRNKVDTKKIIAVLEPRSATMKRGVHKETLADSLKQADSTYLFQPDNIDWSVQDVADACHQPAHVNNDMEALVAQIVSEAQAGDQILVMSNGGFGGIHQKLLDALALKG; this comes from the coding sequence ATGCATATTCATATCTTAGGAATTTGTGGCACCTTCATGGGTGGTGCTGCGGTATTGGCTCGTCAATTAGGCCACAAGGTTACGGGGAGTGACGCGAATGTTTATCCTCCAATGAGTACCTTGTTGGAATCTCAAGGGATTGAAATTATTGAAGGGTTTGACCCAAGCCAATTAGAGCCTAGGCCTGATCTGGTGGTGATTGGCAATGCGATGAGTCGTGGTAATCCATGTGTTGAGTATGTATTGGATAATAATCTTAGATACACCTCTGGTCCTCAGTGGTTGCAAGAATTTCTACTGCATGACCGCTGGGTTCTGGCGGTATCCGGCACACATGGCAAGACCACGACATCAAGCATGCTCGCTTGGATTTTAGAAGACTGTGGCTATGCGCCAGGCTTCTTAGTTGGCGGTGTGTTAGGTAACTTTGGTATCTCTGCTCGTCTTGGTGAAAGCATGTTCTTTGTGGTCGAAGCCGACGAATATGACAGTGCTTTTTTCGATAAACGATCTAAGTTCGTTCATTACCACCCAAGAACCTTGGTGATGAATAACCTAGAGTTCGATCATGCGGACATCTTTGACGATCTTGAAGCGATTAAGCGACAGTTCCATCATTTGGTGCGCACTGTGCCAAGCAACGGTCGCATTTTCTCACCTAAGCAAGATACTGCTATTCAAGATGTTCTCGCTCGCGGTTGCTGGAGTGAAACGGAATCGAGTGGCGATCTGGGTGACTGGGATGCCAAAAAGTTGGTTAAAGATGGCTCTCAATTTGAGGTCTACTTCCAAAATGAATGTGTTGGAACGGTAAACTGGGATTTAGTGGGCGACCATAACGTCAATAATGCCTTGATGGCAATTGCCGCGGCGCGACACGTGGGTGTGACTCCTGATCTCGCTTGTCAATCGTTGGCAACCTTTATTAATACGAAACGTCGTTTGGAGTTTAAAGGCGAAGTCGCTGGTGTTTCTGTTTATGACGACTTTGCTCATCACCCAACGGCGATTGAACTTACACTCGGCGGCTTACGTAATAAGGTTGACACTAAGAAGATCATCGCCGTGTTGGAGCCTCGTTCTGCCACTATGAAACGTGGTGTGCACAAAGAAACACTAGCCGATTCGTTGAAGCAAGCGGATTCTACCTACTTATTCCAACCGGATAACATTGATTGGTCGGTACAAGATGTCGCAGACGCTTGTCACCAACCTGCGCATGTCAATAATGACATGGAGGCACTTGTTGCTCAAATTGTCTCAGAAGCACAAGCGGGCGACCAAATATTGGTCATGAGTAATGGTGGTTTTGGTGGTATTCATCAGAAACTGTTGGATGCCTTGGCACTCAAAGGTTAA